The following proteins come from a genomic window of Thermoanaerobaculia bacterium:
- a CDS encoding cytochrome c3 family protein, with product MQIFHRSTNFLAKLSIFGSLFIVAGLAGAAWEIYMSPWTTQVDTPKEQPVAFSHEHHVRGLGLDCRYCHTSVETSSFAGIPPVKTCMTCHSQIWTNAEILEPVRASYRTGQSLEWTRVHDLPQFVYFNHSIHVNKGIGCASCHGRVDEMPITWQVNSLYMRWCLDCHRDPKPFLRPRDQVFNMEYVPPADQAALGDRLAKEYHLLNTAQMTDCVTCHR from the coding sequence GTGCAGATCTTTCATCGCAGCACCAACTTTCTCGCGAAGCTCTCGATCTTCGGGTCGCTCTTCATCGTCGCCGGCCTCGCGGGAGCGGCCTGGGAGATCTACATGTCTCCCTGGACGACGCAGGTCGACACGCCGAAGGAGCAGCCGGTGGCGTTCTCGCACGAGCACCACGTGCGGGGCCTCGGACTCGACTGCCGGTACTGCCACACCTCCGTCGAGACGAGCTCGTTCGCCGGAATTCCGCCGGTGAAGACCTGCATGACGTGCCATTCGCAGATCTGGACGAACGCCGAGATCCTCGAGCCCGTCCGGGCGAGCTACCGGACGGGGCAGTCGCTCGAATGGACGCGCGTGCACGACCTGCCACAATTCGTGTATTTCAACCACAGCATCCACGTGAACAAGGGGATCGGCTGCGCCTCGTGCCACGGCCGCGTCGACGAAATGCCGATCACGTGGCAGGTGAATTCGCTCTACATGCGCTGGTGCCTCGATTGTCACCGCGATCCGAAGCCGTTCCTGCGGCCGCGCGACCAGGTGTTCAACATGGAATACGTTCCGCCCGCCGATCAGGCGGCCCTCGGTGACCGGCTGGCGAAGGAATACCACCTGCTGAACACCGCCCAGATGACCGATTGCGTCACGTGCCACCGATGA